A window of the Streptomyces formicae genome harbors these coding sequences:
- a CDS encoding PTS fructose transporter subunit IIABC has protein sequence MSDMITADLVDLDLAAASKEEAARSLAERMVARGRVTDLDGFLADVAAREAQMPTGLDGGIGIPHCRSAHVSEPTLAFGRSASGIDFGAPDGPADLIFLIAAPAGADDAHLAILSALARRLMDPDFTAALRATPSATTAAALVGGDIEPSEAAAEVSEAPAEAETGAEAGAETGAETAAPAEAEDEAEVAAPVPAEAPAAAGPFRIVAVTSCPTGIAHTYMAAESLEKAGHAAGVEVVVETQGSAGFTRLDPAVVEAADGVIFAHDVPVRDKERFAGKPTVDVGVKAGINRAAELVAEVREKAARGEVTHAADRPTPVERGGEPEEGYGTKLRKWLMSGVSYMIPFVAAGGLLIALGFAIGGYEIAGAKSVAEVFAWGDHTSWAALLFQIGGLAFSFLIPVLAGYIAYGMADRPGLVPGFVGGAIAIAIKAGFLGGLVAGLLAGAVVLAIQKVRVPAVLRGIMPVVVIPLVSSVIVGFLMFLVIGEPLATLQQALTDWLNGLSGANAVILGIVLGLMMCFDLGGPLNKVAYTFAVGGLANPNDGSLKVMAAVMAAGMVPPLALALATTVRGKLFTKAERENGKAAWVLGASFITEGAIPFAAADPLRVIPSVMAGGAVTGALSMAFGCTLRAPHGGIFVVPLIGNPVLYLVAILAGTAVSAGLVILLKGMRKTSAAVPAAPAASEKPPVVAVV, from the coding sequence ATGAGCGACATGATCACCGCGGACCTGGTCGACCTCGACCTGGCCGCCGCATCGAAGGAAGAGGCGGCCCGCTCGCTGGCCGAGCGGATGGTGGCACGCGGCCGCGTCACCGACCTCGACGGCTTCCTCGCCGACGTGGCCGCGCGCGAGGCCCAGATGCCGACGGGCCTCGACGGCGGCATCGGCATACCGCACTGCCGCAGCGCCCATGTCTCCGAACCCACCCTGGCCTTCGGCCGCTCCGCCTCCGGCATCGACTTCGGGGCGCCGGACGGCCCGGCCGACCTGATCTTCCTGATAGCGGCCCCGGCGGGCGCGGACGACGCCCATCTGGCCATCCTCTCCGCGCTGGCCCGCCGCCTGATGGACCCGGACTTCACCGCGGCCCTGCGCGCGACACCGTCGGCGACGACGGCCGCCGCGCTGGTCGGCGGTGACATCGAGCCGTCGGAGGCGGCGGCCGAGGTGTCCGAGGCGCCGGCTGAGGCTGAGACAGGGGCCGAGGCTGGGGCCGAGACAGGGGCTGAAACGGCGGCTCCGGCAGAGGCAGAGGATGAGGCCGAGGTGGCGGCTCCGGTTCCGGCTGAGGCTCCGGCCGCGGCGGGACCGTTCCGTATCGTCGCCGTCACCTCCTGCCCCACCGGCATCGCCCACACCTATATGGCCGCCGAGTCCCTGGAGAAGGCGGGTCATGCCGCGGGCGTCGAGGTCGTCGTCGAGACGCAGGGGTCCGCCGGGTTCACCCGGCTCGACCCGGCGGTCGTCGAGGCCGCCGACGGAGTGATCTTCGCGCACGACGTGCCCGTACGGGACAAGGAACGGTTCGCCGGGAAGCCCACCGTCGACGTCGGGGTGAAGGCCGGGATCAACCGGGCCGCCGAACTCGTCGCCGAAGTACGGGAGAAGGCCGCCCGCGGCGAGGTGACCCACGCGGCAGACCGGCCCACGCCCGTCGAGCGCGGCGGCGAGCCCGAGGAGGGGTACGGCACCAAGCTCCGCAAGTGGCTGATGTCCGGCGTCAGTTACATGATCCCGTTCGTTGCCGCCGGCGGTCTCCTCATCGCCCTCGGCTTCGCCATCGGCGGATACGAGATCGCCGGGGCCAAGTCGGTCGCCGAGGTCTTCGCCTGGGGCGACCACACCAGCTGGGCCGCGCTGCTCTTCCAGATCGGCGGGCTCGCGTTCAGCTTCCTGATCCCCGTGCTCGCCGGGTACATCGCCTACGGAATGGCCGACCGCCCCGGTCTCGTCCCGGGCTTCGTCGGCGGCGCGATCGCGATCGCGATCAAGGCGGGCTTCCTCGGCGGCCTGGTCGCCGGACTCCTCGCCGGCGCCGTTGTCCTCGCGATCCAGAAGGTCAGGGTGCCCGCCGTGCTGCGCGGCATCATGCCCGTCGTCGTGATCCCGCTGGTCTCCTCGGTGATCGTCGGCTTCCTGATGTTCCTCGTGATCGGGGAACCGCTCGCCACGCTCCAGCAGGCCCTCACCGACTGGCTGAACGGCCTCAGCGGCGCCAACGCCGTCATCCTCGGCATCGTCCTCGGCCTGATGATGTGCTTCGACCTGGGCGGCCCGCTCAACAAGGTCGCGTACACCTTCGCCGTCGGCGGCCTCGCCAACCCCAACGACGGCTCCCTGAAGGTGATGGCGGCCGTGATGGCCGCGGGCATGGTGCCGCCGCTGGCCCTGGCGCTGGCGACGACGGTGCGCGGCAAGCTGTTCACGAAGGCCGAGCGGGAGAACGGCAAGGCGGCGTGGGTGCTGGGTGCCTCGTTCATCACGGAGGGCGCCATCCCGTTCGCCGCGGCCGATCCGCTGCGGGTGATCCCGTCGGTGATGGCAGGCGGCGCGGTCACCGGCGCGCTGTCGATGGCCTTCGGGTGCACCCTGCGCGCCCCGCACGGCGGCATCTTCGTGGTCCCGCTGATCGGCAACCCGGTCCTCTATCTGGTCGCCATCCTCGCCGGCACCGCCGTCAGTGCGGGTCTGGTCA
- the pfkB gene encoding 1-phosphofructokinase codes for MILTVTPNPSLDRTYEIPDLERGEVLRATGERVDPGGKGVNVSRAVAAAGHRTVAVMPLGGAPGALVAELLAGERIEVAPVPVAGATRSNIALAEPDGTLTKINAPGPRLTAPESWSLLAAVAAHSPSASWIACCGSLPRGLTPSWYGELVAQAHESGARIALDTSGPSLLSALSGRPDVVKPNTDELAEAVGRPLATVGDAVKAAEELRSLGAGAVLASLGADGQLLVSPAGTWFGSAAVAAERIRSNVGAGDASLAGFLAAGGEGPDALAAAVAHGAAAVRLPGSVMPTPSDLEPAAVLVTADVPLDRALTEQGSPR; via the coding sequence ATGATTCTCACCGTCACCCCGAACCCGTCGCTGGACCGGACGTACGAGATCCCTGACCTGGAGCGCGGCGAAGTGCTGCGGGCCACCGGCGAGCGCGTGGACCCCGGCGGCAAGGGCGTCAACGTCTCGCGGGCGGTCGCGGCGGCCGGACACCGCACGGTCGCGGTGATGCCGCTCGGCGGTGCGCCGGGCGCGCTGGTCGCCGAACTGCTCGCGGGGGAGCGGATCGAGGTGGCGCCGGTGCCGGTGGCGGGCGCGACGCGGTCGAACATCGCGCTGGCGGAGCCGGACGGCACGCTGACGAAGATCAACGCACCGGGTCCGCGTCTGACGGCACCGGAGTCCTGGTCCCTGCTGGCGGCCGTCGCCGCCCACTCGCCGTCCGCGTCCTGGATCGCCTGCTGCGGCAGCCTGCCGCGGGGCCTCACGCCCTCTTGGTACGGGGAGTTGGTGGCCCAGGCGCATGAGTCGGGCGCCCGGATCGCCCTGGACACCTCCGGGCCCTCCCTGCTGTCGGCGCTCTCCGGCCGCCCCGATGTCGTCAAGCCGAACACGGACGAACTCGCCGAGGCGGTCGGACGGCCGTTGGCGACGGTCGGCGACGCGGTGAAGGCGGCGGAGGAGCTGCGCTCGCTCGGGGCGGGAGCGGTGCTGGCCAGCCTCGGGGCGGACGGGCAGCTCCTCGTCTCGCCGGCCGGGACCTGGTTCGGCTCCGCCGCCGTCGCGGCCGAGCGGATCCGCAGCAACGTCGGCGCGGGTGACGCGTCCCTCGCCGGATTCCTGGCGGCGGGCGGCGAGGGGCCGGACGCCCTGGCCGCCGCGGTGGCCCATGGCGCGGCCGCCGTCCGACTCCCGGGCAGCGTGATGCCCACCCCGTCCGACCTCGAACCCGCCGCGGTCCTGGTGACCGCGGACGTCCCCCTGGACCGCGCACTCACGGAGCAAGGGAGCCCGCGATGA